A section of the Oncorhynchus tshawytscha isolate Ot180627B linkage group LG09, Otsh_v2.0, whole genome shotgun sequence genome encodes:
- the LOC112214433 gene encoding uncharacterized protein LOC112214433: protein MSVTSEMFEEDSQDMREQSGGESSATPGGTLSFTDEAVSILTSSSLLARSLLGRTSALKRTNDPPASGNPLRRKREFIPSEKKDDGYWDKRKKNNEAAKRSREKRRVNDMVVENRVLALLEENARLRAELLALKFRFGLVKDPSNTPILPLPAAPCAPQTLAPHYYLNSGPGSHPAAPGGQFSVQGSRDAGSMSEDSGFSTPGSSSLGSPLSFEDRLSDHGKLSPHRAEELGYELHHSPAEAQVHRSGHFPGELSRVMMGKVESGEGIKNFPHKMRFKILSSGEDNRHSPIQSMGARDGPREAVNGHIMLGGAEGAGVWPHKQEGEETRRGRQQQESTQYGQPTPLQGQTESHYYTENNVLKSHLSSLSEEVAQLKKLFSEQLLAKVN, encoded by the coding sequence ATGAGTGTGACCAGTGAGATGTTTGAAGAAGATTCTCAAGACATGAGGGAGCAGAGCGGTGGGGAGTccagtgctacacctggtgggaCCCTGTCCTTCACAGACGAGGCCGTGTCCATCCTGACCTCCAGCAGCCTGCTGGCCCGCTCTCTGCTCGGACGCACCTCTGCTCTGAAGCGCACCAATGACCCGCCCGCCTCTGGGAACCCCCTCAGACGGAAGCGTGAGTTCATACCCAGTGAGAAGAAGGATGACGGCTATTGGGACAAGCGCAAGAAGAACAACGAGGCGGCCAAGCGCTCCAGGGAGAAGCGCCGCGTCAACGACATGGTGGTGGAGAATCGCGTGCTGGCTCTGCTGGAGGAGAACGCACGTCTCAGGGCCGAGCTGCTGGCTCTCAAGTTCCGCTTCGGCCTGGTCAAAGATCCCTCCAACACACCCATCCTGCCCCTCCCTGCAGCCCCCTGTGCTCCACAGACCTTGGCTCCACACTACTATCTGAACAGTGGACCAGGGAGCCACCCTGCTGCCCCCGGGGGCCAGTTCAGCGTGCAAGGCTCCAGGGACGCTGGCAGCATGTCAGAGGACTCTGGGTTCTCCACCCCTGGCAGCTCCAGTTTAGGGAGCCCCCTCTCATTTGAGGACCGACTGAGTGATCATGGCAAACTGTCCCCACACAGAGCAGAGGAGCTGGGCTACGAGCTCCACCACTCTCCTGCAGAGGCCCAGGTGCACCGCAGTGGACACTTCCCCGGGGAGCTCTCCAGAGTGATGATGGGGAAAGTGGAGTCTGGGGAGGGCATAAAGAACTTTCCTCACAAAATGCGCTTCAAGATCCTCAGCAGTGGAGAGGACAACAGGCACAGCCCCATACAGTCAATGGGAGCAAGAGACGGTCCCCGGGAGGCAGTCAACGGACACATCATGTTGGGTGGAGCTGAGGGGGCAGGAGTCTGGCCACATaagcaggagggagaggagacccggAGGGGGCGACAACAGCAAGAGTCCACTCAGTATGGCCAACCTACACCCCTACAGGGCCAGACAGAGTCTCATTATTATACAGAGAACAATGTCCTCAAGTCCCACCTCAGCTCCCTCAGTGAAGAGGTGGCCCAGCTTAAGAAACTGTTCTCAGAGCAGCTGCTGGCTAAAGTGAACTGA